Genomic segment of Dendrosporobacter quercicolus:
GGCATGATTTGCCCGCCAGGATAGCCAAATACCGTGCTTACCCCAATATCCAGCAGGCTGTTTACGATGATTTCACTACCTGATAGTTTCATTTAAAAGCCTCCAAAGATTAATTTTTTATTCTGTCGTCCTTTATGAGGATGCTGCGAAGCAAGCCGGACGGTCTGGTAGGTGCTAGAAGCTTTTTGCTTGGCCTTCATAGTCTGTGGGGAGCAGTTCAGCGCTTTCTACATGAACCAATTTTCGAATTTGCTGTAACAGCTGACCGGAGGGCGGCAGGCAGTCGTTGACGACTGCCTTAACACAGGCATAATTCGGCATAGGTGCAGGAGTTACCGACAGGCTTTCGACTGCAAACCCGCGGCGATAAACTACACCTACCAAACGTACTAAAGCATCAGGCTGATTTTTTAATGTTATTGATAAAATTTGTTTCACGAAAAGCTCCTCCTTTTTTGTAAATAAAAACGCCCCTGTCGACGTAAATATGTCGACAGGGGCGAAAAATTCGCGGTACCACCCTGTTTTTACTCTCTCTGACCGGCCAGCACCGGCTGCTCCTTAACGCAGAGCTGACGCTGTTACTTAAAAACAAATTGAAGTTAAATCATCAACTTGTCTTCGGTAAAGGGCTCACGGGTGATTTAGAATATTCGCGCCGCTCCGGTTCGCACCAACCACCGGCTCTCTGTAGCGGGTTAAGCAGATATTCCGCTCCCGATCATCACTGTAATGAGTAAGTTATTTCGTTTATCAAGAACGATAGTGTATTTGAAATATGTTTACATTCTTACATAAACGAACTGAAATGTCAATATAGTAATGTAAATTTTCAGAAAAATTATTCAATAGAATTATTATGCTGGGCCAAACCCGCCTTAGACTGGAGCAGGCTTAGGCAAGGCGGGAGTATTTGCGCTTGGTTTGCTTGCGTCGTCATTGGGCATTTGATCGTTTTAAGACACTCTAAGATAAGTTTGCAATTCCTGAATAAATTTTAGAATTAAGTGTTGACATAAGCAATGGCGAGTGTTAATATATAAAAGTCGCTTGCGAAAG
This window contains:
- a CDS encoding ACT domain-containing protein produces the protein MKQILSITLKNQPDALVRLVGVVYRRGFAVESLSVTPAPMPNYACVKAVVNDCLPPSGQLLQQIRKLVHVESAELLPTDYEGQAKSF